A single window of Streptomyces griseoviridis DNA harbors:
- a CDS encoding glycoside hydrolase family 6 protein: protein MSRTRTAILAALALVAGATGTAAAVVPGDAGITAAACTVDYKVQNQWDSGFTASVTITNNSAAKSSWSASWAYAGNQKVTSFWSSKITQSGTAVTAANESYNGTLATGGSVSFGFNASYSGTNATPTTFKLDGVTCNVDGGGGPTDPTDPTDPGTPSGKVDNPYAGAKVYVNPEWSAKAAAEPGGTRVSNQPTGVWLDRIAAINGVNGGMGLRQHLDAALAQKGTGEEVVQLVVYDLPGRDCSALASNGELGPREIDKYKTQFIDPIAAILADSKYSSLRIVTTIEIDSLPNLVTNTGSRATATPACDTMLANGNYVKGVGYALNKLGAIPNVYNYIDAGHHGWIGWDDNFGPSATLFKQAATSEGATVDDVAGFITNTANYSALKENNFTINDTVNGTTVRQSKWVDWNRYVDEQSYAQAFRTQLISVGFRSDIGMLIDTSRNGWGGSARPAGPGASTSVDTYVDGGRYDRRIHIGNWCNQSGAGLGERPKASPATGIDAYVWMKPPGESDGSSTAISNDEGKGFDRMCDPTYTGNARNGNSLSGALPNAPLSGHWFSAQFQQLMANAYPAL from the coding sequence ATGAGCCGTACGAGAACAGCGATACTCGCCGCCCTGGCGCTGGTCGCCGGGGCCACCGGGACGGCAGCCGCCGTCGTCCCCGGTGACGCCGGGATCACCGCCGCCGCCTGCACCGTGGACTACAAGGTGCAGAACCAGTGGGACAGCGGCTTCACCGCCAGTGTGACCATCACCAACAACAGTGCCGCCAAGAGCAGTTGGTCGGCGTCCTGGGCGTACGCAGGCAACCAGAAGGTCACCAGCTTCTGGAGCTCCAAGATCACCCAGAGCGGGACGGCCGTCACCGCCGCCAACGAGAGCTACAACGGCACGCTGGCGACCGGCGGTTCGGTCAGCTTCGGCTTCAACGCCTCGTACAGCGGCACCAACGCGACGCCGACCACATTCAAGCTGGACGGCGTCACCTGCAACGTCGACGGCGGCGGTGGTCCCACCGACCCGACGGACCCGACCGACCCGGGCACCCCGTCCGGGAAGGTCGACAACCCCTACGCCGGCGCCAAGGTCTACGTGAACCCCGAGTGGTCGGCGAAGGCCGCCGCCGAACCGGGCGGCACCCGCGTCTCCAACCAGCCCACCGGCGTCTGGCTCGACCGCATCGCCGCGATCAACGGCGTCAACGGCGGCATGGGCCTGCGCCAGCACCTCGACGCGGCCCTGGCCCAGAAGGGCACCGGTGAGGAGGTCGTCCAGCTGGTCGTCTACGACCTCCCCGGACGCGACTGCTCGGCCCTCGCCTCCAACGGCGAGCTGGGCCCGAGGGAGATCGACAAGTACAAGACGCAGTTCATCGACCCGATCGCGGCGATCCTCGCCGACAGCAAGTACAGCTCGCTGCGGATCGTCACCACCATCGAGATCGACTCGCTGCCCAACCTGGTGACCAACACCGGCAGCCGCGCCACCGCCACGCCCGCCTGCGACACCATGCTGGCCAACGGCAACTACGTGAAGGGCGTCGGCTACGCGCTCAACAAGCTCGGCGCGATCCCGAACGTCTACAACTACATCGACGCCGGACACCACGGCTGGATCGGCTGGGACGACAACTTCGGCCCCTCCGCGACCCTGTTCAAGCAGGCCGCGACCAGTGAGGGCGCGACCGTCGACGACGTGGCCGGCTTCATCACCAACACGGCGAACTACAGCGCGCTGAAGGAGAACAACTTCACCATCAACGACACCGTCAACGGCACCACCGTGCGCCAGTCCAAGTGGGTGGACTGGAACCGGTACGTGGACGAGCAGTCGTACGCGCAGGCGTTCCGCACCCAGCTGATCTCGGTCGGCTTCAGGTCCGACATCGGCATGCTGATCGACACCTCCCGCAACGGCTGGGGCGGCTCCGCACGGCCCGCCGGACCCGGCGCCTCGACCAGCGTGGACACCTACGTCGACGGCGGCCGCTACGACCGCCGCATCCACATCGGCAACTGGTGCAACCAGTCGGGTGCCGGCCTCGGTGAGCGTCCGAAGGCCAGCCCCGCCACCGGGATCGACGCCTACGTCTGGATGAAGCCGCCGGGTGAGTCCGACGGCTCCAGCACCGCCATCTCGAACGACGAGGGCAAGGGCTTCGACCGGATGTGCGACCCGACGTACACGGGCAACGCCCGCAACGGCAACAGCCTGTCGGGCGCCCTGCCCAACGCGCCGCTGTCAGGACACTGGTTCTCGGCCCAGTTCCAGCAGCTGATGGCGAACGCCTACCCGGCGCTGTAG
- a CDS encoding cellulase family glycosylhydrolase: protein MRHPPRSVLLAVGAAVGLVATAVVPAVTAQGATPACTVEYSVTSQWDTGFQGAVRITNNSAAVSSWRLSFDFAGGQKVSQGWNATWSQSGTAVTAASESWNGSLGTGASVSAGFLATSSGSNAVPAAFKLNGTTCNVDTDPTTPPTDPTTPPTDPGTAPALHVSGNRIVDAGGADRRLLGVNRSGGEFMCVQGYGIWDGPVDDAAVKAIADWKVNTVRIPLNEECWLGLSNIKPEYAGANYINAVKALVARVEAHGMTPVVELHWTYGQYTGNSAGCSDVHATCQKPMPDRQYAPSFWTSVANTFKADQAVAFDLFNEPYPDRATSTTAQAWQCWLDGGTCPGISYPVAGMQELVNAVRGTGAKNLVLAGGLAYSNDLSQWLAHKPTDPTGNLAAAFHVYNFNTCASASCWTSTLAPVAAQVPLVAGEIGENTCTHAFVDQVMKWFDDRGLSYLGWTWNTWDCSSGPSLISAYDGTPTSYGVGLRDHLRALNG, encoded by the coding sequence ATGCGACACCCCCCGCGTTCAGTACTTTTAGCCGTCGGGGCGGCCGTGGGCCTGGTGGCCACCGCGGTCGTCCCGGCGGTCACGGCGCAGGGAGCCACCCCCGCGTGCACGGTGGAGTACTCCGTCACCAGCCAGTGGGACACCGGCTTCCAGGGCGCCGTGAGGATCACGAACAACAGCGCGGCCGTCAGCAGTTGGAGACTCTCCTTCGACTTCGCCGGCGGTCAGAAGGTCAGTCAGGGCTGGAACGCGACCTGGTCCCAGTCCGGCACGGCGGTCACCGCGGCCAGTGAGAGCTGGAACGGCTCACTGGGCACCGGGGCGAGCGTCAGCGCCGGGTTCCTCGCCACCTCCTCGGGGAGCAACGCGGTACCGGCCGCCTTCAAGCTCAACGGCACCACCTGCAACGTCGACACGGACCCGACGACCCCGCCGACCGACCCGACGACACCCCCGACCGACCCGGGGACGGCGCCCGCCCTGCACGTGTCAGGCAACAGAATCGTGGACGCGGGCGGAGCCGACCGGCGGCTGCTCGGCGTGAACCGCTCCGGCGGCGAGTTCATGTGCGTGCAGGGGTACGGCATCTGGGACGGCCCGGTGGACGACGCGGCCGTCAAGGCGATCGCCGACTGGAAGGTCAACACCGTCCGGATCCCGCTCAACGAGGAGTGCTGGCTGGGCCTTTCCAACATCAAGCCGGAGTACGCCGGCGCCAACTACATCAACGCGGTCAAGGCCCTGGTGGCCCGCGTCGAGGCGCACGGCATGACGCCGGTCGTCGAACTGCACTGGACCTACGGCCAGTACACCGGCAACTCGGCGGGCTGCTCCGACGTGCACGCCACCTGCCAGAAGCCGATGCCCGACCGGCAGTACGCGCCGTCCTTCTGGACGTCGGTCGCCAACACCTTCAAAGCCGACCAGGCCGTCGCCTTCGACCTGTTCAACGAGCCCTACCCGGACCGCGCGACCAGCACGACCGCCCAGGCGTGGCAGTGCTGGCTAGACGGCGGCACCTGCCCCGGCATCTCCTACCCGGTGGCCGGCATGCAGGAGCTGGTGAACGCGGTGCGCGGCACCGGCGCCAAGAACCTCGTCCTGGCCGGCGGCCTCGCCTACTCCAACGACCTCAGCCAGTGGCTGGCCCACAAGCCCACCGACCCGACCGGCAATCTCGCCGCCGCGTTCCACGTGTACAACTTCAACACCTGCGCGAGCGCAAGCTGTTGGACCAGCACGCTGGCCCCGGTCGCGGCCCAGGTGCCGCTGGTGGCCGGTGAGATCGGTGAGAACACCTGCACGCACGCCTTCGTCGACCAGGTCATGAAGTGGTTCGACGACCGGGGCCTGTCCTATCTGGGCTGGACCTGGAACACCTGGGACTGCTCCTCGGGTCCCTCGCTCATCTCCGCCTACGACGGGACTCCCACGTCGTACGGCGTGGGGCTGCGTGACCATCTGCGCGCCCTGAACGGATAA
- a CDS encoding glycoside hydrolase family 48 protein: MHPSRRRRTRRRLWTAVVAALALPLTMLGTGTTPAQAAALQCSVDYKTNDWGSGFTADLTLTNRGTDAINGWTLTYSYAGNQKLTSGWNGTWSQSGQSVTVQNASYNATVAAGAAVSTGAQFTYSGSNAAPASFAVNGTTCAGAHQPPLTVLTSPTAGATYSQGQAVPLAATAAAADNATISKVEFYDDTTLLGTDTTSPYTFSATGLTVGSHSLVAKAYDSLGASASSTPVGITVASGPALVASPTQLGVQQGKTGTFGLTLSSQPSANVTVSTARTAGNTGLSVTGGGSLTFTPANWSTPQNVTVTADAAGTGTATFTATATGYSAAAVTVTELAASKTYDARFLDLYGKITNPANGYFSPEGIPYHSVETLIVEAPDQGHETTSEAYSYLLWLQAMYGKVTGDWSKFNGAWGLMEKYMIPTHADQPTNSFYTASKPATYAPELDTPNEYPAKLDPSVSVGTDPIAGELKSAYGTDDIYGMHWLQDVDNTYGYGDEPGKCEAGPTATGPSYINTFQRGAQESVWETVPQPTCDSFKYGGKNGYLDLFTGDSSYAKQWKYTNAPDADARAVQAAYWADVWAKAQGKGSDVSATVGKAAKMGDYLRYAMYDKYFKKIGNCVGPTTCPAGTGKDASDYLLSWYYAWGGATDTSAGWAWRIGSSHVHGGYQNPLAAYALSSYADLKPKSTTGAADWGTSLTRQLEFYRWLQSNEGAIAGGATNSWAGRYATPPAGTSTFYGMYYDQQPVYHDPPSNQWFGFQAWSMERVAEYYQQTGNAAAKTVLDKWVSWALSKTTINPDGTFRIPSTLQWSGQPDTWNASSPGANSGLHVTVADYTDDVGVAAAYAKTLTYYAAKSGNAQAKTTAKALLDGMWNHDQDSLGIAVPETRTDYSRFNDSVYVPSGWTGTMPNGEAINSSSTFSSLRSFYKNDPAWSKIQSYLAGGAAPVFTYHRFWAQADIALAMGSYAELLE; this comes from the coding sequence ATGCACCCCAGCAGGAGACGCCGCACCCGCCGGCGACTGTGGACAGCAGTCGTCGCCGCTCTGGCCCTTCCCCTCACCATGCTCGGCACCGGTACGACTCCCGCGCAGGCGGCGGCACTTCAGTGCAGCGTCGACTACAAGACGAACGACTGGGGCTCCGGTTTCACCGCGGATCTGACGCTCACCAACCGCGGCACCGACGCCATCAACGGCTGGACGCTCACGTACTCCTACGCGGGCAACCAGAAGCTGACCAGCGGCTGGAACGGGACCTGGTCCCAGTCCGGCCAGTCGGTCACCGTGCAGAACGCCTCCTACAACGCGACGGTCGCGGCCGGCGCCGCCGTCTCGACGGGTGCGCAGTTCACCTACAGCGGCAGCAACGCCGCGCCGGCCTCGTTCGCGGTCAACGGCACCACCTGCGCGGGCGCCCACCAGCCGCCGCTGACGGTGCTGACCAGCCCGACGGCCGGCGCGACCTACTCGCAGGGCCAGGCGGTCCCGCTCGCGGCCACCGCGGCAGCGGCCGACAACGCCACCATCAGCAAGGTCGAGTTCTACGACGACACGACGCTGCTCGGCACCGACACCACCTCGCCCTACACGTTCTCCGCCACTGGCTTGACCGTGGGCAGTCATTCTCTGGTGGCGAAGGCGTACGACAGCCTGGGCGCGTCCGCCTCCTCCACGCCGGTCGGCATCACCGTGGCCTCCGGGCCCGCGCTGGTCGCCTCACCGACCCAACTCGGCGTCCAGCAGGGGAAGACGGGCACCTTCGGGCTGACGCTGTCCTCGCAGCCGAGCGCCAACGTCACGGTGAGCACCGCCCGCACGGCCGGCAACACGGGCCTCTCCGTGACCGGCGGCGGCTCGCTCACCTTCACCCCGGCGAACTGGAGCACCCCGCAGAACGTGACGGTCACGGCCGACGCCGCGGGCACCGGCACCGCCACCTTCACGGCGACGGCGACCGGCTACTCGGCGGCCGCGGTCACGGTCACCGAGCTGGCCGCGTCGAAGACGTACGACGCCCGGTTCCTCGACCTGTACGGCAAGATCACCAACCCGGCGAACGGCTACTTCTCACCCGAGGGCATCCCCTACCACTCGGTGGAGACGCTGATCGTCGAGGCGCCCGACCAGGGCCATGAGACGACGTCGGAGGCGTACAGCTACCTGCTGTGGCTCCAGGCCATGTACGGCAAGGTCACCGGCGACTGGAGCAAGTTCAACGGGGCGTGGGGCCTGATGGAGAAGTACATGATCCCCACCCACGCCGACCAGCCGACGAACTCCTTCTACACCGCGTCGAAACCGGCCACCTACGCGCCCGAGCTCGACACCCCGAACGAGTACCCGGCCAAGCTCGACCCGTCGGTCTCGGTCGGCACCGACCCGATCGCGGGCGAGCTGAAGTCGGCGTACGGCACGGACGACATCTACGGGATGCACTGGCTCCAGGACGTCGACAACACCTACGGCTACGGCGACGAGCCCGGCAAGTGCGAGGCCGGACCCACCGCCACCGGACCCTCGTACATCAACACCTTCCAGCGCGGCGCGCAGGAGTCGGTGTGGGAGACGGTGCCGCAGCCGACCTGTGACTCCTTCAAGTACGGCGGCAAGAACGGGTACTTGGACCTGTTCACGGGCGACTCGTCGTACGCCAAGCAGTGGAAGTACACCAACGCGCCGGACGCCGACGCCCGCGCGGTGCAGGCCGCCTACTGGGCGGACGTGTGGGCGAAGGCCCAGGGCAAGGGGAGCGACGTCTCCGCGACCGTCGGCAAGGCCGCGAAGATGGGCGACTACCTGCGCTACGCGATGTACGACAAGTACTTCAAGAAGATAGGCAATTGCGTCGGTCCGACGACCTGCCCGGCCGGCACCGGCAAGGACGCCTCGGACTATCTGCTGTCCTGGTACTACGCCTGGGGCGGCGCGACCGACACCAGCGCGGGCTGGGCCTGGCGGATCGGCTCCAGCCATGTGCACGGCGGCTACCAGAACCCGCTGGCCGCCTACGCCCTCAGCTCGTACGCCGACCTCAAGCCCAAGTCGACGACGGGCGCGGCCGACTGGGGCACCTCGCTGACCCGCCAACTGGAGTTCTACCGCTGGCTCCAGTCGAACGAGGGCGCCATCGCCGGCGGCGCGACCAACAGCTGGGCGGGCCGCTACGCGACCCCGCCGGCCGGGACGTCGACGTTCTACGGCATGTACTACGACCAGCAGCCCGTCTACCACGACCCGCCGTCCAACCAGTGGTTCGGCTTCCAGGCGTGGTCGATGGAGCGGGTCGCCGAGTACTACCAGCAGACCGGGAACGCCGCCGCCAAGACGGTGCTCGACAAGTGGGTCTCCTGGGCGCTGTCCAAGACCACGATCAACCCGGACGGCACCTTCAGGATCCCCTCCACCCTCCAGTGGTCGGGCCAGCCCGACACCTGGAACGCGTCGAGCCCCGGCGCCAACAGCGGGCTGCACGTGACCGTCGCCGACTACACCGACGACGTCGGGGTGGCCGCCGCGTACGCCAAGACCCTGACCTACTACGCGGCCAAGTCCGGCAACGCACAGGCGAAGACGACCGCCAAGGCGCTGCTCGACGGCATGTGGAACCACGACCAGGACAGCCTCGGCATCGCTGTCCCGGAGACCCGCACCGACTACAGCCGCTTCAACGACAGCGTGTACGTCCCGAGCGGCTGGACCGGCACCATGCCGAACGGCGAGGCGATCAACTCGTCGTCGACGTTCTCCTCGCTCCGCTCCTTCTACAAGAACGACCCGGCCTGGTCGAAGATCCAGAGTTACCTCGCGGGCGGAGCGGCGCCCGTCTTCACGTACCACCGCTTCTGGGCCCAGGCGGACATCGCCCTGGCCATGGGCTCGTACGCGGAGCTTCTCGAATAA
- a CDS encoding AMP-dependent synthetase/ligase yields the protein MLEFTNPPLASAPPVGGLADVVFERAQDDPRHISLGRKDERGRWREVTAAEFRDEVLALAKGMLAQGVRFGDRVAIMSRTRYEWTLFDYALWTIGAQVVPVYPTSSAEQCFWMLYDAECTAAIVEHEDHAMTIATVIDRLPRLRRLWQLDTGAVQELYDAGASLDDEVVHRHRQAVTPDSTATVIYTSGTTGRPKGCVITHGSFMWEADTVIEGWETVFHSRKGDEASTLLFLPLAHVFGRMVQVAAIRGGVRFGHQPQLNAAALLPDLAAFRPTFILAVPYIFEKVYNSARRKAEKDGKAGPFERAVDIAVKYADAMEARAWGLGPGPSAGLRVQHQLFDKLVYAKVRAAMGGRIRNAMSGGSAMDRRLGLFFAGAGVQIYEGYGLTESTAAATANPPERTRYGTVGQPIPGVTVHIADDGEIWLNGPNVFQGYLNNQKATDGTLHDGWLATGDLGSLDEDGYLTITGRKKEILVTSGGKSVSPGVLEERVRDHPLVNQCIVVGNDRPYIAALITLDHEAIDHWLAMRVKPRLSPAELVRDADLEAEVRRAVVAANTLVSQAESIRTFRILAQPFTEEHGLLTPSLKLKRKAIETAYAAEVDALYRA from the coding sequence TTGCTCGAGTTCACCAACCCTCCGTTGGCTTCGGCACCGCCGGTGGGCGGCCTGGCCGACGTCGTCTTCGAGCGCGCCCAGGACGATCCGCGGCACATCTCGCTCGGCCGCAAGGACGAGCGCGGCCGTTGGCGGGAGGTCACCGCGGCGGAGTTCCGCGACGAGGTCCTCGCCCTCGCCAAGGGCATGCTGGCCCAGGGCGTCAGGTTCGGCGACCGGGTCGCCATCATGTCCCGCACCCGCTACGAGTGGACCCTCTTCGACTACGCGCTGTGGACGATCGGCGCCCAGGTGGTGCCGGTCTACCCGACCTCGTCGGCCGAGCAGTGCTTCTGGATGCTGTACGACGCGGAGTGCACGGCGGCGATCGTCGAGCACGAGGACCACGCGATGACGATCGCCACCGTCATCGACCGGCTCCCCCGGCTGCGCAGGCTCTGGCAGTTGGACACCGGCGCGGTGCAGGAGCTGTACGACGCCGGCGCGTCCCTGGACGACGAGGTGGTGCACCGGCACCGGCAGGCGGTCACCCCCGACTCCACGGCGACGGTCATCTACACGTCCGGCACCACGGGACGCCCCAAGGGCTGTGTCATCACCCACGGCAGCTTCATGTGGGAGGCGGACACCGTCATCGAGGGGTGGGAGACGGTGTTCCACTCCCGCAAGGGCGACGAGGCGTCGACGCTGCTGTTCCTGCCGCTGGCCCATGTCTTCGGGCGGATGGTTCAGGTCGCGGCGATCCGCGGCGGGGTGCGTTTCGGGCATCAGCCGCAGCTCAACGCGGCGGCCCTGCTGCCCGATCTGGCCGCGTTCCGGCCGACGTTCATCCTCGCCGTGCCGTACATCTTCGAGAAGGTCTACAACTCGGCGCGCAGGAAGGCCGAGAAGGACGGCAAGGCCGGTCCTTTCGAGAGGGCCGTCGACATCGCGGTGAAGTACGCGGACGCGATGGAGGCCAGGGCGTGGGGGCTCGGTCCGGGGCCCTCGGCCGGACTGCGCGTGCAGCACCAGCTGTTCGACAAGCTCGTCTACGCCAAGGTGCGGGCGGCGATGGGCGGCCGGATCCGCAACGCGATGTCGGGCGGCTCCGCGATGGACCGCAGGCTGGGGCTGTTCTTCGCGGGCGCGGGCGTCCAGATCTACGAGGGCTACGGCCTCACCGAGTCGACGGCGGCGGCCACCGCCAACCCGCCCGAGCGCACCCGCTACGGCACGGTCGGCCAGCCCATCCCGGGCGTGACGGTGCACATCGCGGACGACGGGGAGATCTGGCTGAACGGCCCGAACGTCTTCCAGGGCTACCTCAACAACCAGAAGGCCACGGACGGCACCCTGCACGACGGCTGGCTGGCCACCGGCGACCTCGGCTCCCTCGACGAGGACGGCTATCTGACCATCACCGGGCGCAAGAAGGAGATCCTGGTGACGTCGGGCGGCAAGAGCGTGTCGCCCGGTGTCCTGGAGGAGCGGGTCAGGGACCATCCGCTGGTCAACCAGTGCATCGTGGTCGGCAACGACCGCCCCTACATCGCCGCGCTCATCACCCTGGACCACGAGGCGATCGACCACTGGCTGGCGATGCGGGTGAAACCCCGGCTGTCACCGGCCGAGCTGGTGCGGGACGCCGATCTGGAGGCGGAGGTGCGGCGGGCGGTGGTCGCGGCGAACACCCTGGTGTCGCAGGCCGAGTCGATCCGCACCTTCCGCATCCTCGCGCAGCCGTTCACCGAGGAACACGGCCTGCTCACCCCGTCGTTGAAGCTGAAGCGGAAGGCGATCGAGACCGCCTACGCCGCCGAGGTGGACGCCCTCTACCGGGCCTGA
- a CDS encoding glycoside hydrolase family 75 protein, whose protein sequence is MRIRTLTLAAASGAALLAAGVLPAHATGAGRPAAVQEGTVSAADLLAKVTSCQQISNGKYRTDEETSATVPVCGKNGAVFWKADMDIDCDGQRTAKCSESTDPWYQDDTAFHQSDGKPLRADTLPYVVVPSSSGIWNYASAGVKGGGVVAVIYNNKVEYAVVGDTGPDQIIGEASYATAQALGIDPDPETGGTDSGVTYIVFKNNQVSPIESHSAAVTLGDKLAKQFLQNN, encoded by the coding sequence GTGCGCATACGGACACTGACCCTCGCCGCGGCCTCCGGGGCCGCGCTGCTCGCCGCCGGAGTGCTCCCGGCCCACGCCACCGGCGCCGGCCGCCCGGCGGCCGTCCAGGAAGGCACCGTCTCCGCGGCCGACCTGCTCGCCAAGGTGACGTCCTGCCAGCAGATCTCGAACGGCAAGTACCGCACCGACGAGGAGACGTCGGCCACCGTCCCGGTCTGCGGCAAGAACGGCGCCGTGTTCTGGAAGGCCGACATGGACATCGACTGCGACGGCCAGCGCACCGCGAAGTGCAGCGAGAGCACCGACCCCTGGTACCAGGACGACACCGCGTTCCACCAGTCCGACGGCAAGCCGCTGCGGGCCGACACCCTGCCGTACGTCGTCGTGCCCAGTTCCAGCGGCATCTGGAACTACGCGAGCGCCGGCGTCAAGGGCGGCGGCGTGGTCGCCGTGATCTACAACAACAAGGTCGAGTACGCCGTCGTCGGCGACACCGGACCCGACCAGATCATCGGCGAGGCCTCCTACGCCACCGCCCAGGCGCTCGGCATCGACCCCGACCCGGAGACCGGCGGCACCGACTCGGGCGTGACGTACATCGTCTTCAAGAACAACCAGGTCTCCCCGATCGAGAGCCACAGCGCCGCCGTCACCCTCGGCGACAAGCTCGCCAAGCAGTTCCTGCAGAACAACTGA
- a CDS encoding class I SAM-dependent methyltransferase, with protein sequence MAHGPDAHQPHEPHGAHEGHRPRSAPAGHHHDHTDVDWAEMATMLETQAELFAPLYERALGWLTEQQSAPGLVVDAGSGPGVLSGMLAEVFPGARIVAADGSAPLLDRARARADRLGHGDRFDTIVGELPDSLDRLEYPADLIWASRSVHHLADQRAALAAFADRLAPGGTLAVMEGGLPARFLPRDLGFGRAGLEARMDAIEQTWFGRMRDDLPGSVAEAEDWPAMMAAAGLRPAGSRTFLLDLPAPVSDAARAHVAASLSRARDIFGADLDATDTATLDRLLDPDDKASVHHRQDLYVLAAHTVHTAVRAL encoded by the coding sequence ATGGCACACGGACCTGACGCACACCAGCCGCACGAGCCGCACGGCGCGCACGAGGGCCACCGGCCCCGGAGCGCACCCGCGGGGCATCACCACGACCACACCGACGTCGACTGGGCCGAGATGGCCACCATGCTGGAGACCCAGGCTGAGCTGTTCGCGCCCCTTTACGAGCGGGCGCTCGGATGGCTCACCGAGCAGCAGAGCGCGCCGGGCCTCGTGGTGGACGCGGGCAGCGGTCCCGGTGTGCTGTCCGGGATGCTCGCCGAGGTGTTCCCCGGCGCCCGGATCGTCGCGGCCGACGGCTCCGCGCCGCTCCTCGACCGGGCCCGCGCCCGCGCCGACCGGCTCGGCCACGGCGACCGCTTCGACACGATCGTCGGTGAACTCCCGGATTCCCTCGACCGGTTGGAGTACCCGGCCGATCTGATCTGGGCCAGCCGCAGCGTGCACCACCTCGCCGACCAGCGGGCCGCGCTCGCCGCCTTCGCCGACCGGCTCGCCCCCGGCGGCACCCTCGCGGTGATGGAGGGCGGCCTCCCGGCCCGGTTCCTGCCCCGCGACCTCGGCTTCGGCCGGGCCGGTCTCGAGGCCCGGATGGACGCCATCGAGCAGACCTGGTTCGGGCGGATGCGCGACGACCTGCCCGGCAGCGTCGCCGAGGCCGAGGACTGGCCGGCCATGATGGCCGCCGCCGGGCTGCGGCCCGCGGGCTCCCGCACCTTCCTGCTCGACCTGCCCGCGCCGGTCTCCGACGCGGCCCGCGCCCATGTCGCCGCGTCCCTCTCCAGGGCCCGCGACATCTTCGGCGCCGACCTCGACGCCACCGACACCGCGACCCTCGACCGGCTCCTCGACCCGGACGACAAGGCGAGCGTGCACCACCGCCAGGACCTGTACGTCCTGGCGGCGCACACCGTGCACACCGCGGTCCGCGCGCTCTGA
- a CDS encoding aldo/keto reductase — translation MSSKVPPITLNNGVEMPQLGFGVWQVPDDEAERAVATALESGYRSIDTAAIYGNEEGTGRAIAASGLPREDVFVTTKLWNSDQGYDSTLRAFDTSLAKLGLEYVDLYLIHWPAPDRDSYVDTYKAFERLHADGRVRAIGVSNFLPEHLKRLLDETSVVPAVNQIELHPQLQQRELRELHAEHGIATEDWSPLGSGKGLLEVPALVAIAQKHERTPAQVVVRWHLQVGNIVIPKSVTPSRIKENIDVFDFSLDSEDLAAISALDEGRRVGSHPSTVN, via the coding sequence GTGAGCAGCAAGGTCCCCCCGATCACCCTGAACAACGGCGTCGAGATGCCCCAGTTGGGCTTCGGCGTCTGGCAGGTTCCGGACGACGAGGCGGAGCGGGCCGTGGCCACCGCGCTGGAGTCCGGGTACCGCAGCATCGACACCGCGGCGATCTACGGCAACGAGGAGGGCACCGGCCGGGCCATCGCCGCCTCGGGCCTGCCCCGCGAGGACGTCTTCGTCACCACCAAGCTCTGGAACAGCGACCAGGGGTACGACTCGACCCTGCGCGCGTTCGACACCTCCCTGGCCAAGCTCGGTCTCGAGTACGTGGATCTGTACCTGATCCACTGGCCGGCTCCGGACCGGGACAGCTACGTCGACACGTACAAGGCGTTCGAGCGGCTGCACGCCGACGGCCGCGTCCGGGCGATCGGTGTCTCCAACTTCCTTCCGGAGCACCTGAAGCGGCTGCTCGACGAGACGTCGGTGGTGCCCGCCGTCAACCAGATCGAGCTGCACCCGCAGCTCCAGCAGCGGGAGTTGCGGGAACTGCACGCCGAGCACGGCATCGCGACCGAGGACTGGTCGCCGCTCGGTTCGGGCAAGGGCCTCCTGGAGGTCCCGGCGCTGGTGGCCATCGCCCAGAAGCACGAGCGGACGCCGGCCCAGGTGGTGGTGCGCTGGCACCTCCAGGTCGGGAACATCGTGATCCCGAAGTCCGTGACGCCGTCGCGGATCAAGGAGAACATCGACGTCTTCGACTTCAGCCTGGACTCCGAGGACCTCGCGGCGATCAGCGCCCTGGACGAGGGCCGTCGCGTCGGCTCGCACCCGTCGACGGTCAACTGA